A DNA window from Paenibacillus andongensis contains the following coding sequences:
- a CDS encoding ABC transporter permease, which yields MHTKGLLGDLRKNRTLYLMILPAFLFFLIFCYFPMAGMVVAFKSYSYKDGIFGSPWVGLANFDFFLHSGKAFLVTKNTIVYNFLFMIVNNLLEISIAIVLFELAGKYIKKFLQSVIFLPYFISWVVAGAIVYNFLNYEFGAVNTFLKSLGFTPVNFYNNPGLWPYILIFFSAWKSVGYGTVIYLASIAGIDMEMYEAAKIDGANVLQRIIHITIPSIIPTMIVLVLLKVSQIARGDFGLFYQLIGNNGLLYDKTDIIDTFSFRALLDLQEFGMAAAVGLYQSVLCFLIILITNESVKRMKKESALF from the coding sequence ATGCATACGAAAGGTTTACTAGGCGATTTGCGGAAAAATCGCACACTGTATCTGATGATATTGCCAGCGTTTTTATTTTTTCTTATTTTCTGTTATTTCCCGATGGCGGGAATGGTGGTTGCTTTTAAATCCTATTCTTACAAGGATGGTATCTTTGGCAGCCCATGGGTCGGTCTGGCTAATTTCGATTTCTTCCTTCATTCGGGCAAAGCGTTCCTGGTTACGAAAAATACAATCGTTTACAACTTCCTGTTCATGATTGTGAACAACCTGCTGGAAATAAGTATCGCCATCGTTTTATTCGAGCTGGCAGGCAAATATATTAAGAAATTTTTGCAGTCAGTAATCTTTCTGCCTTATTTCATTTCGTGGGTCGTAGCCGGAGCAATTGTCTATAATTTTCTCAATTATGAGTTCGGTGCGGTGAATACGTTCTTAAAGTCGCTCGGCTTCACACCGGTAAATTTCTATAATAATCCGGGTTTGTGGCCTTATATTTTGATCTTTTTTAGCGCATGGAAGTCCGTTGGATATGGAACTGTCATTTATCTTGCGAGCATCGCCGGAATTGACATGGAAATGTATGAGGCGGCCAAAATCGACGGGGCGAACGTACTTCAGCGGATCATCCATATAACCATCCCGTCCATCATTCCTACGATGATCGTTCTGGTGCTGCTGAAAGTCAGCCAAATAGCGAGAGGCGACTTCGGCTTGTTCTACCAGCTGATCGGGAATAACGGACTGTTATACGATAAAACGGATATTATCGATACTTTTTCGTTTCGAGCGCTTCTCGACTTACAGGAATTCGGCATGGCGGCGGCAGTTGGCTTGTATCAGTCCGTCCTTTGCTTTCTCATTATTCTGATCACGAATGAATCCGTAAAAAGAATGAAAAAAGAAAGCGCCTTATTCTAA
- a CDS encoding ABC transporter substrate-binding protein, whose protein sequence is MKHVKTLMAVSLAAVMLMAGCSTNSGKGTASPNPTASTNSGAVSNKPDISKEVKMKMYLIGDQPKDIGLVYDEVNKMLKRDINATVEPIFLSWGDYLQKYPLLFATGEDFDLVFSANWIKYGEQAIKGAFLELTPDMLNKNAPQTMKEMPKEAWEQAKVQNKIYMVPASTKDFSMAVVGVRGDLRAKYNIPELKTINDFEKYLEVISKNEPNMVPFDEGINAYTMYDFMVGTEFTPKLIIGNSLVSVDLKDKSGKLIDIAQTPQYLEFAKKMADWNKKGYWSQNALLNKTPVKDSFLAGKSASMAGNIQDMSLGVTAANQKHPEWKVELFDLYNGKATYVNPYIGNGMSINANAKNPERALMLLDLFRNNEDYFNLTTYGIKGKHYELTADKKIQALGGTDSGYKIDSGSPWGWRTQGLIKPLADQPKEVDAIKATWTKTAITNPLLNFVFDTTNVKNELAAIKNVKDQYRNPITLGVINDPLEAVKTLNTKNKEAGLDKVIVEAQKQLDEYVKNNK, encoded by the coding sequence ATGAAACATGTAAAGACACTGATGGCTGTCAGCTTGGCGGCAGTTATGCTTATGGCAGGCTGCTCGACGAACTCGGGCAAAGGAACGGCATCGCCTAATCCGACAGCAAGTACGAATAGCGGGGCCGTATCAAACAAGCCGGATATTTCCAAAGAAGTGAAGATGAAGATGTACCTGATCGGGGATCAGCCCAAAGACATCGGGCTTGTCTACGACGAAGTCAATAAGATGCTGAAACGTGATATCAACGCAACCGTAGAGCCTATTTTCCTGTCTTGGGGCGATTACCTGCAGAAGTATCCGCTGCTTTTTGCAACGGGTGAAGATTTCGATTTGGTTTTCTCAGCGAACTGGATCAAGTATGGCGAGCAAGCGATTAAAGGGGCTTTCCTTGAGCTTACGCCAGATATGTTAAATAAAAATGCACCGCAGACGATGAAGGAAATGCCGAAAGAAGCCTGGGAGCAGGCGAAGGTGCAAAACAAAATATATATGGTACCTGCTTCGACCAAAGATTTCTCTATGGCTGTTGTCGGCGTCAGAGGGGATTTGAGAGCGAAGTACAACATCCCAGAACTGAAAACGATCAATGATTTCGAAAAATACCTGGAAGTCATTTCCAAAAACGAACCGAACATGGTGCCTTTCGACGAAGGTATAAATGCGTATACGATGTACGACTTCATGGTCGGGACCGAATTCACGCCCAAGCTCATTATTGGTAATTCCCTCGTTTCAGTCGACTTAAAAGATAAGTCCGGCAAGCTGATTGACATTGCGCAAACGCCGCAATATTTGGAATTTGCGAAGAAAATGGCCGATTGGAACAAGAAAGGGTACTGGTCCCAAAATGCTCTGCTCAATAAAACGCCAGTCAAAGATTCGTTCCTTGCCGGCAAAAGTGCCTCGATGGCCGGAAACATTCAGGATATGAGTCTCGGTGTTACGGCAGCGAATCAGAAACATCCGGAATGGAAAGTTGAGCTGTTTGATCTTTACAACGGCAAGGCGACTTATGTGAACCCGTATATCGGTAATGGAATGTCGATCAACGCCAATGCCAAAAACCCGGAGAGAGCTTTGATGCTGCTCGATTTGTTCCGGAACAACGAAGATTATTTTAACCTTACGACTTACGGCATCAAGGGCAAACATTACGAATTGACGGCGGACAAAAAAATACAGGCGCTGGGTGGAACCGATTCCGGCTACAAGATCGATTCCGGTTCACCTTGGGGCTGGCGAACACAAGGGCTGATTAAGCCGCTTGCCGATCAACCGAAAGAGGTTGACGCCATTAAAGCAACTTGGACGAAAACTGCGATTACGAACCCGCTGCTTAACTTTGTGTTCGATACGACGAATGTGAAGAATGAATTGGCAGCGATCAAAAACGTCAAAGATCAATACCGGAATCCAATTACGCTTGGTGTCATTAATGATCCACTGGAAGCCGTCAAGACGCTCAACACCAAAAATAAAGAAGCGGGTCTGGATAAAGTGATCGTTGAAGCACAGAAGCAGCTAGACGAATATGTAAAGAATAATAAATAA
- a CDS encoding carbohydrate ABC transporter permease, with translation METFHRFVKYTGNLIVVYYEIRKPVVLNKEVMEGSMESKHTLEKYVFQIIGYFFISLFAIMCLIPFLMIVIGSVTEESHIIKNGYSLIPSVLSLDAYEFIFKNPKQIVSAYQITLLVTIVGTLIGLFITAMTAYVLQRKDFKNRNVFSFYFFFTTLFSGGLVPWYILIVKYLGWKDSLLALIVPPLLNVFYIIIMRSFISSTIPDAISESAKMDGAGDFRIFLSMILPLTKPALATIGLFISLNYWNDWYHATLFINKENLYPLQYFLYKILSSIAFANSSVASQGSVVMDTPKESFKLAMTVIATGPIVLLYPFVQKYFIQGITIGSVKG, from the coding sequence ATGGAGACTTTTCACCGGTTTGTGAAGTATACGGGGAACTTGATTGTAGTCTACTATGAAATTAGGAAACCGGTTGTCCTAAACAAAGAAGTGATGGAGGGCTCCATGGAGAGTAAGCATACTTTAGAGAAATACGTGTTCCAAATCATCGGCTATTTCTTCATATCGCTGTTCGCAATCATGTGCTTGATTCCATTTTTGATGATTGTAATAGGATCAGTGACTGAGGAGTCCCATATTATTAAAAACGGCTATAGCCTCATTCCGAGCGTACTTTCATTAGACGCCTACGAGTTTATCTTTAAAAATCCGAAGCAGATCGTTTCCGCTTATCAAATTACGTTATTGGTCACGATCGTGGGTACGCTGATTGGACTGTTCATAACGGCAATGACGGCTTATGTTCTGCAGCGAAAAGACTTCAAGAACCGAAATGTATTTTCCTTCTATTTCTTTTTTACCACGTTATTTTCCGGTGGACTTGTGCCATGGTACATTTTGATCGTTAAGTATTTAGGGTGGAAGGATTCGCTCTTGGCCTTGATTGTGCCTCCTTTATTAAACGTGTTTTATATCATCATAATGAGAAGCTTCATTAGCTCTACGATCCCTGATGCGATTAGTGAATCGGCCAAGATGGACGGTGCCGGCGATTTCCGCATCTTTCTTTCCATGATACTGCCGCTGACTAAGCCGGCACTGGCGACGATTGGCCTGTTCATTTCCCTCAATTATTGGAATGATTGGTATCATGCCACCTTGTTCATTAACAAAGAGAATCTGTATCCGCTGCAATATTTTCTCTATAAAATCTTGAGCAGTATCGCCTTTGCCAACTCCTCGGTTGCTTCTCAGGGTTCAGTCGTTATGGATACGCCGAAGGAATCTTTCAAGCTGGCTATGACGGTGATCGCAACGGGACCGATCGTTCTGCTTTATCCTTTTGTTCAAAAGTATTTTATCCAAGGCATTACGATTGGCTCCGTCAAAGGATGA
- a CDS encoding AraC family transcriptional regulator, with product MDNTMKLTAARTSNKLYANIFLSLIVCIILTIVTLSSTLYASFEKIALSNIYASEKSSLSQTSYSAKSMIDNSTSYALQIYADPLFDKLLHYKSPGSVETNAALIRLNAYLNMNYFIHSIYMYSKSSKTFYSATLSSVNTIQSFDDFFDADARKLIEHFSSYKRLAPIPRAIPVQTPFQEVRTANVYTFVFYDLQGQSKDLDNMIMLNVPERWMKEAITSLDMNKNGSTFIIDSKGTLVTSTDSMPFLADLKDKPYVQKVLSASANQASDYFVDDVEGVKSLVVYSKHEVTNWLFIRVLPYDTIMGKVETIKKTVLLICFVILLIGLSISFFLSKTLYKPIEKVISKLNMLMKEKRNNHDKLKQNFLRQLLHNSGFKKPLEIETKLKEFDISMDPASDYAIVLFVIDHFDSFSKQYHFEDRVLLKYGIMNIASELFAKVGSCECIDIDEKTIAVLLNGTFQSDHAWMDTVKNVQDSAEQFLGISMSASISRTGDSLVEVSELFTEALQQLKYKFTDGYRCILHSRQHRPQALTPFIHPAVLENNMLETLKLGKAEESKKWFGEIVHAVEPPSYIVYNMLFNQLAFSLSTTALQMDKNSGLPLDYDFSSFIHHMHKLETLQDVHDHFCELIDQLCLRFKDKKSSKHDNLIASIDKIIHQNYSDRELSLFKIAELLDLSPAYLGRIFKKLANQSVPDYLNEYRIERAKEFLVSTPAPIEEISQKTGYNNSTYFYKVFKKYTGITPAEYRNNGT from the coding sequence ATGGACAATACGATGAAACTCACAGCGGCTCGCACATCCAATAAACTTTACGCCAACATCTTTCTTTCGCTCATCGTTTGCATCATCCTCACCATCGTGACCTTGTCCTCTACGCTCTACGCGAGCTTCGAGAAGATCGCCTTATCGAATATTTATGCATCAGAGAAAAGCAGCCTGTCCCAGACGAGCTACAGCGCCAAGTCGATGATCGATAACTCGACCAGCTACGCGCTGCAAATATACGCCGATCCGCTTTTCGATAAGCTCCTACATTATAAGTCCCCAGGCAGCGTGGAGACGAACGCCGCTTTAATTCGCTTGAATGCTTATTTGAATATGAACTATTTCATCCATTCCATCTACATGTACAGCAAAAGCTCGAAAACGTTTTACTCTGCCACCTTGTCCTCCGTCAATACGATTCAGAGCTTCGACGATTTCTTCGATGCGGACGCGCGCAAGCTGATCGAGCATTTCAGCAGTTACAAACGTTTGGCGCCTATTCCCCGGGCAATACCTGTTCAAACTCCGTTTCAGGAGGTCAGAACGGCCAATGTGTATACATTTGTCTTCTATGATCTGCAAGGTCAATCCAAGGATCTCGACAATATGATCATGCTTAACGTACCCGAACGATGGATGAAGGAAGCCATTACAAGCCTTGATATGAACAAAAATGGGTCAACTTTCATTATCGACAGCAAGGGCACGCTGGTTACCAGCACCGATTCGATGCCTTTCCTGGCGGATCTGAAGGATAAGCCCTATGTGCAAAAAGTATTATCTGCTTCCGCCAATCAGGCATCCGATTATTTTGTCGATGATGTGGAAGGCGTCAAATCGTTAGTCGTATACTCCAAACATGAAGTTACCAACTGGCTTTTCATCCGGGTACTTCCTTATGACACCATTATGGGGAAAGTCGAAACAATAAAGAAAACCGTTCTTCTCATTTGCTTCGTCATTTTGTTAATAGGGCTCAGTATTTCCTTCTTCTTATCAAAAACTCTTTATAAGCCAATTGAGAAGGTCATATCCAAATTAAATATGCTGATGAAAGAAAAACGCAATAATCATGATAAATTGAAGCAAAATTTCTTACGCCAGCTTCTTCATAATAGCGGATTCAAGAAACCGCTTGAAATAGAAACCAAACTCAAGGAATTCGATATTTCGATGGATCCGGCCAGTGACTATGCAATCGTTCTTTTCGTGATCGACCATTTTGATTCATTTTCTAAGCAATATCACTTTGAAGACCGCGTGCTGCTCAAATACGGCATTATGAACATCGCTTCCGAACTATTCGCTAAAGTCGGCAGCTGCGAATGTATTGATATCGATGAGAAGACCATTGCGGTTCTACTAAACGGCACCTTCCAGAGCGATCATGCATGGATGGATACGGTAAAAAACGTGCAAGACTCAGCCGAGCAATTCCTTGGCATCTCAATGTCCGCCTCCATCAGCAGAACCGGCGATAGTCTGGTTGAAGTATCCGAATTATTCACCGAGGCGCTGCAGCAGTTGAAATACAAATTTACCGACGGTTACCGCTGTATTTTACATAGCCGTCAGCATCGTCCGCAAGCGCTCACTCCGTTCATCCATCCTGCTGTTCTTGAGAATAACATGTTGGAGACGCTTAAGCTTGGCAAAGCGGAAGAGTCTAAAAAATGGTTCGGTGAAATCGTACATGCTGTCGAACCTCCCTCCTATATCGTTTATAACATGTTATTTAATCAGTTGGCTTTCTCACTCAGTACGACGGCACTCCAAATGGATAAGAACTCTGGCTTACCTTTGGATTACGATTTCAGTTCCTTTATCCATCACATGCATAAGCTGGAGACGCTTCAAGACGTACACGATCATTTTTGCGAATTGATCGATCAGCTATGTCTGCGCTTCAAAGACAAGAAAAGCTCAAAGCATGATAACCTGATCGCATCAATTGATAAAATCATTCATCAAAACTATTCCGACCGGGAATTGTCCTTATTTAAAATCGCCGAGCTCCTCGACTTATCCCCCGCCTATCTGGGGCGTATATTCAAAAAGCTCGCCAACCAGTCGGTTCCTGATTATTTAAACGAATACCGAATCGAGCGAGCCAAGGAGTTTCTCGTTTCCACGCCTGCTCCAATTGAGGAAATCTCGCAGAAGACCGGCTATAACAATAGTACCTATTTCTATAAAGTGTTTAAAAAATATACCGGAATTACGCCAGCCGAATATCGAAATAACGGAACATAA
- a CDS encoding alpha/beta hydrolase family protein, which produces MAYVLSQINQMGIPPLLHGIESYEQWTEKLAEIRQTWLDYIGELPATVPVRVQIKFQSKQSSHIRLHVEYDTVYGDRITAYILIPDEHVSKRPRNSGYPAVIALHSTHEQGKDFIALPTGGINRMYAVELVERGYVVLVPDALTAGERIYPGRGAFESEPFYEQHPEWSTVAKNLTDHIQGIDVLCSLDYVNPLSIGAIGHSFGAYNAYFLAGMDDRIKAVVSSCGFSPFTGDPHPEHWGHRPYPYTHIPNVSEDLQQDRIPFEFHEIVALCAPTPFFSYAGQDDHIFPHWKSVGEGMLELSKLYRWLGKEDRFQSYLGTGGHDFPGEIRMIAYRFLDQWLKRDGE; this is translated from the coding sequence TTGGCGTATGTACTATCCCAAATTAACCAAATGGGCATTCCGCCGCTTTTGCATGGGATTGAGAGTTATGAACAGTGGACAGAGAAGCTGGCTGAAATTCGCCAGACCTGGCTTGATTACATTGGCGAACTGCCTGCAACGGTGCCTGTACGAGTTCAAATCAAATTCCAGAGCAAGCAATCAAGCCATATCCGGCTTCATGTTGAATATGATACCGTTTATGGCGATAGAATTACCGCTTATATCCTAATTCCGGATGAACATGTATCCAAACGTCCAAGGAATTCAGGCTACCCTGCTGTTATTGCACTCCATTCGACACATGAACAAGGGAAAGACTTTATTGCTCTTCCTACTGGCGGGATTAATCGCATGTATGCCGTTGAATTGGTTGAGCGCGGTTATGTGGTGCTGGTCCCTGATGCTCTGACTGCTGGTGAACGGATCTATCCGGGCAGAGGGGCATTTGAGAGTGAGCCTTTTTATGAACAGCATCCTGAGTGGTCAACGGTAGCCAAGAACTTAACAGATCACATACAGGGCATTGATGTTTTATGCTCATTGGATTATGTTAATCCGCTTTCCATCGGGGCGATCGGACATTCGTTTGGCGCTTATAACGCTTATTTTCTGGCTGGTATGGATGATCGAATTAAGGCTGTTGTTTCCAGCTGCGGGTTCAGTCCATTCACTGGCGATCCGCATCCGGAGCATTGGGGCCACCGGCCTTATCCATACACGCATATCCCGAACGTTTCGGAGGATTTGCAGCAGGATCGGATCCCATTTGAATTTCACGAAATTGTCGCCTTATGCGCCCCAACGCCTTTTTTCAGCTACGCAGGACAGGACGATCATATTTTTCCTCATTGGAAATCGGTTGGGGAAGGGATGCTGGAGCTTTCGAAACTGTACCGTTGGTTAGGTAAGGAAGACCGCTTTCAGTCCTACCTCGGGACGGGCGGACATGATTTTCCGGGGGAGATAAGGATGATAGCCTACCGGTTCCTGGATCAATGGTTGAAAAGGGATGGCGAATAA
- a CDS encoding acetylxylan esterase, producing MPILDMPLDQLKQYAGRNPKPVDFDEYWSSALDEMKSVNANVELIESDFQVPFADCFDLYFTGVRGARIHAKYVRPKHIAEPHPAIIQFHGYSGNAGDWNDKLIYASLGFSVIAMDCRGQGGLSEDTGGIKGTTHSGHIIRGLNDTSNHLLFRHIFLDAAQLAGIVMDMPEVDADRVVVTGFSQGGGITIACAALEPRINKLAPVYPFLSDYKRVWEMDQAKDAYLELRTFFRHFDPQHTQEEEIFKKLGYIDIQHLAARIKGEVLMGVGLMDSICPPSTQFAAYNKITAKKRLEIYPDFGHEGLPGLHDKIIKFMLEL from the coding sequence ATGCCGATCTTGGATATGCCGTTAGACCAGTTAAAGCAATATGCAGGGCGCAATCCGAAGCCCGTAGATTTTGACGAGTACTGGAGTAGCGCGCTCGACGAAATGAAATCGGTCAACGCGAATGTTGAGCTGATTGAAAGTGATTTCCAGGTGCCGTTTGCGGACTGTTTCGATTTATATTTTACAGGTGTACGGGGGGCGAGAATTCATGCGAAATATGTCCGTCCGAAACATATCGCAGAGCCACATCCAGCCATCATTCAGTTTCATGGCTATTCAGGAAATGCGGGAGATTGGAACGACAAACTAATTTACGCTTCGCTTGGGTTTTCCGTAATTGCGATGGACTGTCGGGGGCAAGGCGGATTATCGGAAGATACAGGCGGAATAAAAGGAACTACGCATAGCGGTCACATCATTCGTGGGTTAAACGATACGTCCAATCATTTGTTATTTAGACATATTTTTCTGGATGCAGCACAGCTGGCGGGAATCGTGATGGATATGCCTGAAGTCGACGCGGATCGAGTTGTGGTTACTGGTTTTTCTCAAGGCGGAGGGATTACAATAGCCTGTGCAGCGCTAGAACCGCGAATTAATAAGCTTGCACCTGTCTATCCTTTTTTAAGTGACTACAAGCGGGTATGGGAAATGGATCAAGCTAAGGATGCTTATCTCGAGCTTAGAACTTTTTTTCGTCATTTTGATCCTCAACATACGCAGGAGGAAGAGATCTTCAAGAAGCTGGGTTATATTGATATTCAGCATTTAGCAGCACGAATCAAAGGAGAAGTGTTGATGGGTGTTGGCTTAATGGACAGCATTTGTCCGCCATCGACTCAGTTTGCTGCATATAATAAGATAACTGCGAAAAAGAGACTCGAAATTTACCCAGACTTTGGTCATGAGGGACTGCCAGGACTACATGATAAAATAATCAAGTTTATGTTGGAGCTTTAA
- a CDS encoding right-handed parallel beta-helix repeat-containing protein gives MMLAVHNDSKVKNFLLVLLLLVLAFGSVVVPHAKVASASGNVYYFSSTGSDSNLGTTQASPWKSITKANTLLTSGTTGNTILFKRGDAWYESTLNLTNKSGSTTDPITIGAYGTGANPIISSMKLLDDAGWTYDGANNRWKHPISDFSDALRLFVNGVSKYKVNTINANANETDVDQTYEWFIKSGWVYANSGSTAVGPKKVELILPTNNPPVMMKNTDYVTIKDLDIRGGLVDIDSPSSNITIDNCIIRESNQHGIRVWNSSTTNLSQHVSNITITNNLIDKVWTTEENNTAVALLGDGIFLLDAVEGGLVRGNTLLNFGHGGIVLSSYKATNVYGVHNVIVEQNDVSAGKSGYMHAFDVDGFPDRTTNNTIRRNYFHEFTSTSHIGGRDNKFYSNIIAGVTLTTQNQKKQPYAIDIAPWMYNGVQMEARDLYVVNNTILDTDEFSLQVLDSNPATAGTVTNNVIANNIFGHYGYNSAVNAEVALDVWANVVGTLYVKNNNFWDTSAKVARFKDLPSAPHYTITDLNTCPNTTPDTCDANTAADPLFADYANRDLRLTSSSPIKASGTNAYAAVLGSGFVDFYGNAWNATNPSIGAIQYVATP, from the coding sequence ATGATGTTAGCCGTACACAACGATTCAAAAGTAAAAAACTTTTTACTAGTTTTACTTTTACTCGTATTGGCTTTTGGCTCTGTTGTCGTCCCTCATGCGAAAGTTGCTTCAGCTAGCGGAAATGTCTATTATTTTTCGTCAACAGGTAGTGATTCGAATTTAGGCACCACCCAAGCCTCACCCTGGAAATCCATTACCAAAGCAAATACTTTATTGACTTCCGGAACTACAGGGAACACGATTTTATTTAAAAGAGGAGATGCGTGGTATGAAAGCACTCTAAATTTGACCAATAAATCGGGGAGCACCACCGATCCCATCACAATTGGCGCATACGGCACCGGAGCTAATCCGATCATATCCAGCATGAAATTATTGGATGATGCAGGCTGGACCTACGATGGCGCTAACAATCGGTGGAAGCATCCGATATCCGACTTTTCCGACGCTTTGCGTCTATTCGTCAACGGCGTATCCAAATACAAGGTTAATACCATCAATGCCAACGCAAACGAAACAGACGTTGACCAAACCTATGAATGGTTTATCAAATCTGGATGGGTGTATGCGAATTCAGGTTCAACGGCTGTTGGTCCTAAAAAAGTGGAACTGATACTACCTACCAACAATCCACCTGTGATGATGAAAAATACCGACTATGTAACAATCAAAGATCTTGATATAAGAGGCGGCCTTGTGGATATTGACTCGCCAAGCTCCAATATTACAATCGATAATTGTATCATTCGGGAATCGAATCAACACGGGATACGTGTTTGGAACAGCAGTACAACAAACTTGTCTCAACATGTATCCAACATTACGATTACGAATAACTTAATCGATAAAGTTTGGACGACGGAAGAAAACAATACCGCTGTGGCATTACTTGGGGATGGTATCTTTCTCCTTGATGCGGTGGAAGGTGGATTGGTTCGAGGAAATACGCTGCTCAATTTTGGACATGGCGGAATTGTCCTGTCTTCTTATAAAGCAACAAACGTTTATGGGGTTCATAATGTGATCGTAGAACAGAATGATGTTTCGGCTGGCAAGTCCGGTTATATGCATGCATTTGATGTTGATGGCTTTCCTGACAGAACTACTAACAATACAATAAGACGAAACTATTTTCATGAATTCACCAGCACGAGTCATATTGGCGGAAGAGATAACAAGTTTTACAGTAATATAATTGCCGGTGTTACTTTGACAACACAAAACCAAAAGAAGCAGCCGTATGCGATTGATATTGCCCCTTGGATGTATAATGGCGTTCAAATGGAGGCCCGTGATCTGTATGTTGTCAACAATACCATCTTGGATACTGACGAATTTTCATTGCAAGTGCTTGATTCCAATCCAGCTACAGCTGGCACCGTCACGAATAATGTCATCGCCAATAATATTTTTGGGCATTATGGCTACAACAGCGCGGTCAATGCAGAAGTTGCCTTAGATGTTTGGGCTAATGTAGTCGGAACTTTATACGTAAAAAACAATAATTTTTGGGATACCAGCGCTAAAGTTGCCCGTTTCAAAGATCTACCATCAGCCCCTCATTATACGATCACAGATTTGAATACGTGTCCGAATACGACTCCGGACACCTGCGATGCGAACACTGCAGCGGATCCATTATTTGCAGACTATGCCAACCGCGATTTGAGGCTGACATCCAGCTCGCCCATTAAAGCCTCCGGCACGAATGCGTACGCTGCCGTACTGGGCAGTGGATTCGTAGATTTCTACGGAAATGCCTGGAATGCGACGAACCCAAGTATTGGCGCGATCCAATATGTTGCGACGCCGTGA
- a CDS encoding NAD-dependent epimerase/dehydratase family protein has product MKVLVTGAAGNGGQAVCRALIQAGYSVRMADVMPPSADDLSEIEFVRCDTRSPGDVRTAVNGMDAVVHLAAWHCAHNPPVSDETIFAVNVDGTFHVLEACRQAGIQSIVYASSMAYGWWSVYGVSKVIGEDLCKTYHEMTGASIAMLRYHEFIPRPYLEFGARLLRNGVDRRDVAEATVASVKAVLEKRVGLFRTIVHTNHGMPIDVIQDFKTYGPAWCEKQVPGAIDLLNKYEIELPEQVEQHDLSEAEKAIGWKPRYGFLEFLKDLKARDEKGIDVTHLKVPSEIPAM; this is encoded by the coding sequence ATGAAAGTTCTTGTTACCGGTGCTGCCGGCAATGGTGGCCAAGCTGTCTGCAGAGCATTAATTCAAGCCGGTTATTCGGTTAGGATGGCAGACGTTATGCCTCCAAGTGCGGACGATTTGAGCGAAATCGAATTCGTCAGGTGTGACACGAGATCACCCGGTGATGTACGTACAGCGGTAAATGGAATGGATGCGGTCGTTCATCTTGCAGCATGGCATTGCGCACATAATCCACCCGTAAGTGATGAAACGATTTTTGCTGTAAATGTGGATGGAACATTCCATGTTCTGGAAGCATGCAGGCAGGCTGGGATTCAATCTATTGTCTATGCTTCTTCAATGGCATATGGATGGTGGTCGGTCTATGGCGTTAGTAAAGTTATTGGGGAAGATCTGTGCAAGACCTATCATGAGATGACCGGTGCATCGATCGCTATGCTTCGTTATCATGAATTCATTCCTCGACCCTACTTAGAGTTCGGGGCTCGGCTGCTTCGTAATGGCGTGGATAGAAGGGACGTTGCTGAGGCTACAGTTGCTTCTGTCAAGGCAGTTTTGGAGAAGAGAGTGGGGCTTTTTCGTACAATTGTTCATACAAATCACGGCATGCCGATAGATGTAATTCAAGATTTCAAAACATATGGTCCAGCGTGGTGTGAGAAACAGGTTCCTGGCGCAATTGATTTGCTTAATAAATATGAGATCGAATTGCCTGAGCAAGTGGAACAACATGACCTTTCTGAAGCTGAAAAGGCAATTGGTTGGAAACCTCGTTATGGCTTTCTAGAGTTTTTAAAAGACTTAAAAGCACGCGACGAAAAAGGAATCGATGTAACACACTTGAAGGTGCCTTCTGAAATCCCGGCAATGTGA